A genomic region of Gemmata massiliana contains the following coding sequences:
- a CDS encoding sigma-70 family RNA polymerase sigma factor, whose protein sequence is MNPSAGSVEPTRAPIEASDADMKAACEWAMSYARKRARGSSEVEELLVDAATDALMWARKNCKDASTFVPLAKAATRRWFGRALHRLKLRRANRPQFGELTAGTDRARATKPTRPTLIEELPEDLAFIARLYTIDAYSIREIALLTGKSHSTVHIALHKAAELLAGGRERPIRKAGTKCLSAG, encoded by the coding sequence ATGAATCCCTCAGCCGGAAGCGTAGAACCGACCCGCGCGCCGATCGAAGCCTCTGACGCAGACATGAAGGCTGCGTGCGAGTGGGCGATGAGCTACGCACGGAAGCGCGCTCGTGGTAGCAGCGAGGTCGAGGAGTTACTGGTCGACGCGGCTACCGACGCGCTCATGTGGGCACGGAAGAACTGCAAGGATGCAAGTACATTCGTTCCGCTGGCGAAAGCTGCGACACGGCGCTGGTTCGGTCGCGCCCTGCACCGGTTGAAATTGAGGCGTGCGAACCGTCCGCAGTTTGGTGAGCTAACGGCCGGCACTGATCGTGCGCGAGCCACGAAACCAACCCGCCCAACCCTGATTGAGGAACTCCCTGAAGATCTCGCATTTATCGCACGATTGTACACAATTGACGCCTATTCGATTCGCGAGATCGCGTTGCTAACCGGCAAGTCTCATAGCACGGTTCACATCGCGCTTCACAAGGCGGCCGAGCTACTCGCGGGCGGACGAGAGCGGCCGATCCGCAAGGCTGGAACGAAATGTTTGAGCGCGGGTTGA
- a CDS encoding ABC transporter ATP-binding protein, which translates to MSRAIVQVRDLHKSFTRGTEAIHVLRDLTLDVGQAEFLALMGPSGSGKTTLLNLIAGLDQPTDGSITVGENVISEMSESELARWRTRHVGFVFQFYYLLPVLTAYENVELPLLLLNLTKEQRRKQVETALDLVGLTNRMDHRPGQLSGGQQQRVGIARAMVTDPTLIVADEPTGDLDTKSADEILNLMEILRAQLGKTIIMVTHDPKAAGRAQRVLHLEKGQLVHDTAVVMSH; encoded by the coding sequence ATGTCCCGTGCCATCGTTCAGGTTCGCGACCTGCACAAGTCGTTCACCCGTGGTACCGAAGCGATTCACGTGCTCCGCGACCTGACGCTCGATGTAGGTCAGGCCGAGTTCCTCGCGCTGATGGGGCCGTCCGGTAGCGGGAAGACGACGCTGTTGAACCTCATTGCCGGACTCGACCAGCCGACCGACGGGAGCATCACCGTCGGCGAGAACGTGATCTCCGAGATGTCCGAGAGCGAACTCGCGCGCTGGCGCACGCGGCACGTGGGGTTCGTGTTTCAGTTCTACTACCTGCTCCCGGTTCTCACGGCTTACGAGAACGTCGAACTACCGCTGCTGCTGCTCAACCTGACGAAAGAGCAGCGGCGCAAGCAGGTGGAAACGGCCCTCGACCTCGTGGGGCTGACGAACCGCATGGACCACCGGCCGGGGCAGCTCTCTGGTGGTCAGCAGCAGCGCGTCGGCATCGCGCGGGCAATGGTCACCGACCCGACGCTCATCGTCGCCGACGAGCCGACGGGCGACCTCGATACCAAGAGCGCGGACGAGATCCTTAATTTGATGGAGATCCTCCGCGCGCAATTGGGCAAGACCATTATTATGGTGACCCACGACCCGAAGGCAGCGGGCCGAGCCCAGCGCGTATTGCACTTGGAAAAGGGCCAGTTGGTTCACGACACCGCGGTGGTAATGAGCCACTAA
- a CDS encoding TetR/AcrR family transcriptional regulator, producing the protein MDESARATNPCEGEHERKIPGLVDPAVGLSDIAIARREQILDAAEAIIAGHGIQELSLKKIEDLAGMSRGQLTYYFPTKESILLSVYDRMLRRMIREARLADGPKPMTGRAWDFVQHGLKKHLEPPWPTPAARDLLSLLFTFLAQMGHREDYRKRLSQWYSEWRSFIAADVAGSIPEPHATSPRVIASLIQALFHGLDVQLMMDPEAFDREEMFGAVVKLLAPLFGQTAGVPDPAPGPAGNEG; encoded by the coding sequence ATGGATGAATCAGCGCGAGCAACGAATCCGTGTGAGGGGGAGCACGAACGCAAGATCCCCGGACTCGTCGACCCGGCGGTCGGACTGTCGGATATCGCGATCGCGCGCCGCGAACAGATCCTGGACGCGGCCGAAGCGATCATCGCGGGTCACGGCATTCAGGAACTTTCGCTCAAGAAGATCGAAGACCTCGCCGGGATGAGTCGCGGGCAACTGACGTACTACTTCCCGACGAAGGAATCGATCCTCCTGTCCGTGTACGACCGGATGTTGCGGCGGATGATCCGCGAGGCCCGACTCGCCGACGGCCCGAAGCCGATGACCGGGCGCGCGTGGGACTTCGTGCAACACGGACTGAAGAAGCACCTCGAACCGCCGTGGCCGACGCCCGCGGCGCGAGACCTGCTCAGTCTGTTGTTCACGTTCCTGGCGCAGATGGGGCACCGCGAGGACTACCGGAAGCGGCTCTCGCAGTGGTACTCGGAGTGGCGGTCGTTCATCGCCGCAGACGTGGCCGGGAGCATCCCGGAACCCCACGCGACCTCGCCCCGCGTGATCGCCTCCCTGATTCAAGCTCTGTTTCACGGGTTGGACGTGCAACTGATGATGGACCCGGAGGCGTTCGACCGCGAAGAAATGTTCGGCGCGGTCGTGAAGCTCCTGGCCCCGCTATTCGGACAAACTGCCGGTGTACCCGATCCCGCCCCCGGCCCCGCCGGGAATGAGGGCTAA
- a CDS encoding ABC transporter permease translates to MYGMPPEMGGGGFDTSMFQLAGYLFGALVGLNFLAIVLGILTLPAFFFILYVSDKIAGSLASMSGWFPLKVVVIMFRGLRRSMLRTSLTYLALFVLTLVLCLIYAVLHMIGYATSEKEANFKAIVTHKTTIPSQMPAGYYDEFQRVCTEELPPDMRPKNGKKDIMSWSFVLGTTDKVNPRKDTMVFLFALEPDKVQTMMDGLDDLTGQEKELLDKACAAMEEDDRAIVMSKSRLKSLNLQVGQTIKLHSMNYANILFDFKIIGELPDGKYEGVSFMNKQYLIKQLNAYPQDKVNNQKGEAHPMMDKCVNLIWVRLPTKEAFETLSQKVNDPAKFNKVPIKLETASSGIGSWLGAFKDIFWGIKYILVPAMIGIMSLVVANALSISVRERRTEMAVLKVLGFQPRHVLLIVLGEAMLVGFLGGGMSALMAWGMLGNVKFQIMFFGAFFVPANALIYGPALGMAVSFAGCIGPALAAKNVKVAEVFARVA, encoded by the coding sequence ATGTACGGTATGCCCCCGGAGATGGGCGGCGGTGGGTTCGACACGTCCATGTTTCAACTGGCCGGCTACCTGTTCGGGGCGCTGGTCGGGTTGAATTTCCTGGCAATTGTCCTCGGCATTCTCACGCTGCCCGCGTTCTTCTTCATCCTGTACGTGTCCGACAAGATCGCGGGCTCCCTCGCGTCGATGAGCGGGTGGTTCCCGCTCAAGGTCGTGGTCATCATGTTCCGCGGGCTGCGCCGGAGCATGTTGCGCACGTCGCTCACGTACCTCGCGCTGTTCGTGCTCACGCTGGTGCTGTGCCTCATCTACGCCGTACTCCACATGATCGGGTACGCGACCAGCGAGAAGGAAGCGAACTTCAAGGCCATCGTCACCCACAAGACGACCATTCCGAGCCAGATGCCGGCCGGGTATTACGACGAGTTCCAGCGGGTCTGCACGGAAGAACTCCCGCCAGACATGCGCCCGAAGAACGGCAAAAAAGACATCATGAGTTGGTCATTCGTCCTCGGCACCACCGACAAGGTGAACCCGCGCAAGGACACGATGGTGTTCCTGTTCGCGCTGGAGCCAGACAAGGTGCAAACCATGATGGACGGTCTCGACGACCTGACCGGCCAGGAGAAAGAGTTACTGGACAAGGCCTGCGCAGCGATGGAGGAAGACGACCGCGCGATCGTGATGAGCAAGAGCCGGCTGAAGTCACTCAACCTTCAGGTCGGGCAAACGATCAAACTGCACAGCATGAACTACGCCAACATCCTGTTCGATTTCAAAATCATCGGCGAACTGCCGGACGGGAAGTACGAAGGCGTCAGCTTCATGAACAAGCAGTACCTGATCAAACAGCTCAACGCCTACCCCCAAGATAAGGTGAACAACCAAAAGGGCGAAGCGCACCCGATGATGGACAAGTGCGTCAACCTGATCTGGGTGCGGCTCCCCACGAAGGAAGCGTTCGAGACGCTGAGCCAGAAGGTGAACGACCCGGCCAAGTTCAACAAGGTGCCGATCAAACTGGAAACCGCGTCCAGCGGCATCGGCAGTTGGCTCGGCGCGTTCAAGGACATCTTCTGGGGCATCAAGTACATCCTCGTCCCCGCAATGATCGGGATCATGAGCCTCGTGGTCGCTAACGCGCTGAGTATTTCGGTACGCGAGCGCCGGACCGAAATGGCGGTCCTGAAGGTACTCGGGTTCCAACCGCGACACGTACTGCTGATCGTTCTGGGCGAGGCGATGCTGGTCGGGTTCCTCGGTGGCGGGATGAGCGCACTGATGGCCTGGGGCATGCTCGGCAACGTGAAGTTCCAGATCATGTTCTTCGGCGCGTTTTTCGTACCGGCCAACGCCCTGATCTACGGCCCGGCGCTGGGTATGGCGGTGTCGTTCGCCGGGTGCATCGGCCCCGCACTGGCCGCGAAAAACGTGAAGGTGGCCGAAGTGTTCGCGCGCGTCGCGTAG
- a CDS encoding tyrosine-type recombinase/integrase — MPTGTNTFVELRGERITLAELAKRTGINVATLRARIFIYGKTVEDAAAAPLRRKCSNGGRPTANVPRPVPNLKRHPSARAYSRWRLNGKVFERYFGKYGSPEANAAYRRFAADWLAGKYDVSPEMGMKNGGGLSVAYLAERWMAYVRDYYQKNGNPTSEVKTCLSAARLLNDERGAMLAADFAPADLRACREVLIGRGHSRTTVNAYVNRVVRMFAWGAGQSFVPANVHGALKLVEKLKPGRSVAPDLPRKRPATDSQIEATLPHLAPNDPKQQVVLTTMIRLQRLTGMRPGELCAMEAGDLERTADVWIYRVGKANKNLHRGKLQTYYLGPRAVALLTPYLAGATAGPLFPFDPNAYAQAVARASIKAGCKWTPHQLRHALATEVAEKFRSLDYAAAAIGDTKAVAEAVYVHIDPDEKAKIEIAKRMG; from the coding sequence ATGCCAACTGGGACGAACACATTTGTTGAGTTGCGTGGCGAGAGGATTACGCTCGCGGAGCTAGCCAAACGGACCGGTATCAACGTGGCGACCCTTCGCGCGCGGATCTTCATCTACGGGAAAACGGTCGAGGATGCGGCCGCCGCACCGTTGCGGAGGAAGTGCAGTAACGGCGGGCGCCCGACGGCGAACGTGCCGCGGCCGGTGCCCAACCTCAAGCGGCATCCCAGCGCGCGGGCGTACTCGCGGTGGCGCTTGAACGGGAAGGTGTTCGAGCGCTATTTTGGCAAATACGGATCGCCGGAAGCGAACGCGGCTTACCGCCGGTTCGCGGCGGACTGGTTGGCCGGCAAGTACGACGTGTCGCCGGAAATGGGCATGAAGAACGGGGGCGGGCTATCCGTCGCGTACCTCGCCGAGAGGTGGATGGCATACGTCCGCGATTACTATCAAAAAAACGGCAATCCGACGAGCGAGGTTAAAACGTGTCTCTCGGCGGCCCGGCTGCTGAACGATGAGCGGGGCGCGATGCTCGCGGCCGACTTCGCGCCAGCCGATCTGCGCGCGTGTCGAGAAGTGTTGATCGGACGGGGCCACTCGCGCACCACGGTCAACGCCTACGTCAACCGTGTCGTGCGGATGTTCGCGTGGGGTGCCGGGCAGTCCTTCGTACCCGCCAACGTACACGGAGCGCTGAAGTTGGTCGAGAAGCTGAAGCCCGGCCGGTCGGTTGCACCGGACCTGCCGCGCAAGAGGCCCGCGACCGATTCGCAGATTGAGGCCACACTGCCGCACCTGGCGCCGAACGATCCGAAGCAGCAGGTGGTGCTCACGACGATGATCCGCTTGCAGCGGCTGACCGGCATGCGGCCCGGCGAACTGTGCGCAATGGAGGCGGGTGATTTGGAACGCACAGCCGACGTGTGGATCTACCGGGTTGGCAAAGCCAACAAGAATCTTCACCGAGGCAAGCTGCAGACCTACTACCTCGGACCCAGGGCAGTCGCCCTTTTGACGCCGTACTTGGCGGGAGCCACGGCCGGCCCCTTGTTCCCCTTCGACCCGAATGCTTACGCGCAGGCGGTCGCGCGCGCCTCGATCAAGGCCGGGTGCAAGTGGACTCCCCACCAACTGCGCCACGCCTTAGCGACGGAGGTTGCGGAGAAGTTCCGCAGCCTCGACTACGCGGCAGCAGCAATTGGTGACACAAAGGCAGTCGCTGAAGCAGTTTATGTTCATATCGATCCGGATGAAAAGGCGAAAATTGAAATCGCGAAACGGATGGGCTAG
- a CDS encoding HlyD family secretion protein: MAISSEPRLGASTNGDLVNRVQQLRLDGQLGAGKNSRGGGGALLPWVLCGLLAVTWAGVGVRSYKNAGQKADDTASAPQGTAPAASSTNTPQPAGPSAVAEGELVTQLKGNVIPSLQITVSPRDVAAEITEIFFAEGKRVKRGDKIATLLDHLYVNRLNTEVASVAAAEAQVTRAQASQTSVAAKVAKAKSALAAAEARGTRATAMQERAGKDFDQARQQRASGSIALLDYQRFDADKQAADADKIAATADIEAAKREVEAAEAEVKTAVASTKAATADLGAAKARCAEAQRLVENCVVTAPIDGTILTKSADKGALVSPNSFNVAAGICLIADLSKLEVEIDVPERQITRLKSGQSCKLQADADPTREYRGVVDRVMPIADDTKNVVKVRIRAYLKKGEQQGEFLKPKMSITATVYNTPFTFDPSKDLPWGDEATRK; encoded by the coding sequence ATGGCGATTTCGAGCGAACCCCGGTTGGGCGCCTCAACAAACGGCGACCTCGTCAACCGCGTGCAACAACTCCGGCTCGACGGCCAGCTCGGTGCGGGCAAGAACTCGCGCGGCGGCGGGGGCGCGTTGCTCCCGTGGGTGCTGTGCGGGCTGCTGGCCGTCACCTGGGCCGGTGTCGGCGTTCGGTCTTACAAGAACGCGGGCCAGAAAGCAGACGATACCGCAAGCGCCCCGCAAGGCACCGCGCCCGCAGCGAGTAGCACCAACACCCCGCAACCGGCCGGGCCGTCTGCGGTCGCCGAAGGCGAGTTGGTGACGCAACTCAAGGGGAACGTGATCCCCTCGCTCCAGATCACCGTTAGCCCGCGTGACGTGGCGGCCGAGATCACCGAGATCTTCTTCGCCGAAGGCAAACGGGTGAAGAGGGGTGACAAGATCGCGACCCTGCTCGACCACCTGTACGTGAACCGACTCAACACCGAGGTCGCATCGGTGGCCGCGGCCGAGGCCCAGGTTACCCGCGCTCAAGCTTCGCAAACGTCGGTCGCGGCAAAAGTCGCGAAAGCAAAGTCCGCACTCGCAGCAGCCGAGGCCCGCGGTACTCGCGCGACCGCGATGCAGGAGCGCGCCGGGAAAGACTTCGATCAGGCCCGGCAACAGCGAGCGAGCGGTTCGATCGCCCTGCTCGATTACCAAAGGTTCGACGCGGACAAGCAAGCGGCCGATGCGGACAAGATCGCTGCGACCGCTGATATTGAGGCCGCGAAGCGCGAGGTCGAAGCGGCCGAAGCCGAAGTAAAAACGGCGGTCGCGAGCACAAAGGCCGCGACCGCCGACCTGGGTGCGGCAAAAGCGCGCTGTGCCGAGGCCCAGCGCCTCGTCGAGAACTGTGTCGTCACCGCGCCCATCGACGGTACCATTCTCACGAAGTCCGCAGACAAAGGGGCGCTCGTCAGCCCGAACTCGTTCAACGTCGCGGCCGGGATCTGCTTGATCGCGGACCTCTCGAAGCTCGAAGTGGAAATTGATGTGCCCGAGCGCCAGATCACGCGCCTCAAATCGGGGCAATCGTGCAAGCTCCAGGCCGATGCCGACCCGACCCGCGAGTACCGCGGCGTGGTGGACCGCGTCATGCCGATCGCCGACGACACCAAGAACGTGGTAAAAGTTCGCATCCGCGCTTATTTGAAGAAGGGCGAACAACAGGGCGAGTTCCTGAAGCCGAAGATGAGCATCACTGCGACCGTGTATAACACGCCGTTCACGTTCGACCCCAGCAAAGATCTGCCGTGGGGCGACGAAGCAACCAGGAAGTGA